From Thermus brockianus, the proteins below share one genomic window:
- a CDS encoding YncE family protein, producing MLALAMAHGAVPEREEAFPLEARLFALDNRPGYSRLVAVDLPQGQVVAELSLPPRGMSLVATPSGRYLLVSRGRDVDRQWLTVVWTGKEEGRWSRPVIAKSLLLGREWNIGHGAEAYTLGGRLLAFAERDALAFRFDEEALDPKAAFQPETLRLPNSDHYHVVEAPEGTYLTLLARGQVVLLDRDLRNERGRFSCPVQHGEAFHGETGRSFFACARDVLVLEGGKELTRLAYPAGERIGAFLEGDGVFFGYSDRVAHLQRLDPVVPSLTPIPLGGVFVRGKADGKRLYVLLTDGRLQVREARDGKLLREIRVSRPFPEMDEDTGGAIYPDLAPWPERGLLYVSLPHMGLLAEVDVERGRVVRYLRTGGNPTRPSWCGHEPHARLHVPPGGGCGPWPPGGPGLPESPSPPGGGLQPLPGGGGGAPLHGALVPGGPLPQAQGAVLPGAHPPLCPGGGPPGRAPALWGGPNPLPPLPPGPRGEGAGPPGGGAGAPPAPPSSPCPPPSKGLEGPLGRG from the coding sequence TTGCTGGCCTTGGCCATGGCCCACGGCGCGGTGCCCGAGAGGGAGGAGGCCTTCCCCCTCGAGGCCCGCCTCTTCGCCCTGGACAACCGCCCGGGGTACAGCCGGCTCGTGGCCGTGGACCTGCCCCAGGGCCAGGTGGTGGCGGAACTGAGCCTTCCCCCAAGGGGGATGAGCCTGGTGGCCACCCCATCGGGCCGCTACCTCCTGGTGTCCCGGGGGAGGGATGTGGATCGGCAGTGGCTCACCGTGGTCTGGACGGGCAAGGAGGAGGGGCGTTGGAGCCGGCCCGTGATCGCCAAAAGCCTTCTCCTAGGGCGGGAGTGGAACATCGGCCACGGCGCGGAGGCCTACACCCTGGGGGGTAGGCTCCTGGCCTTTGCCGAGCGGGATGCCTTGGCCTTCCGTTTTGATGAGGAGGCCTTGGACCCGAAGGCGGCCTTCCAGCCGGAGACCCTGAGGCTCCCCAACTCCGACCACTACCACGTGGTGGAGGCCCCGGAGGGTACCTACCTGACCCTCTTGGCCCGGGGGCAGGTGGTCCTCCTGGACCGGGACCTTCGGAACGAAAGGGGCCGCTTCTCCTGCCCTGTGCAACACGGGGAGGCATTCCATGGGGAGACGGGCCGGAGCTTTTTCGCCTGCGCGAGGGACGTCCTGGTGCTGGAGGGAGGCAAGGAGCTTACCCGCCTGGCCTACCCTGCGGGGGAGCGGATAGGGGCCTTCCTGGAGGGGGATGGGGTCTTTTTCGGGTATTCCGACCGGGTGGCCCACCTGCAGCGCCTAGACCCCGTGGTCCCTAGCCTTACCCCCATTCCCCTGGGCGGGGTCTTTGTCCGGGGAAAGGCCGACGGCAAGCGGCTTTACGTCCTCCTCACGGACGGGCGGCTCCAGGTGCGGGAAGCCCGTGACGGGAAACTCCTTAGGGAGATCCGGGTTTCCAGACCTTTCCCGGAGATGGACGAGGATACCGGGGGCGCCATCTACCCAGACCTCGCTCCCTGGCCCGAACGGGGCCTCCTCTACGTGAGCCTGCCCCACATGGGCCTCCTCGCCGAGGTGGACGTGGAGAGGGGCCGGGTGGTGCGCTACCTGCGCACGGGGGGTAACCCCACCCGGCCGTCCTGGTGCGGCCATGAACCCCATGCCCGTCTTCATGTACCTCCTGGGGGTGGATGCGGCCCATGGCCTCCTGGAGGCCCTGGGCTACCGGAAAGCCCCTCACCCCCAGGGGGTGGGCTCCAGCCTCTACCTGGGGGAGGAGGCGGTGCTCCACTCCACGGGGCTTTGGTACCGGGGGGTCCTCTACCTCAGGCCCAAGGAGCGGTTCTACCGGGTGCCCATCCCCCCCTATGCCCCGGAGGTGGCCCCCCAGGCCGAGCCCCTGCCCTTTGGGGAGGGCCTAACCCACTACCTCCCCTTCCTCCAGGACCACGAGGCGAGGGTGCGGGCCCTCCGGGGGGAGGGGCGGGAGCGCCTCCTGCGCCACCTTCCTCCCCTTGCCCGCCGCCATCTAAAGGACTGGAAGGCCCTTTGGGCCGCGGTTGA
- a CDS encoding alkaline phosphatase produces MKRRELLKGGLVAGALAFLPKGVAQGAPQNTPSLGRRYRNLIVFVYDGFSWEDYAVAQAYARRRQGRVLALERLLARYPSGQVNTYSLTSYVTESSAAANAMSCGVKTVNGGLAIHADGTPLKPFFAAAKEVGKAVGLLTTTTITHATPAGFVISNPDRNAEERIAEQYLEFGAEVYLGGGDRFFNPERRQDKKDLYAAFAQAGYGVVRTPEELARSNASKLLGVFSDSHVPYEVDRRFQGVRVPSLKEMVQAALPRLASYRNGFVLQVEAGRIDHANHLNDPAATLWDVLAADETLELLTAFVDRNPDTLLLLASDHATGVGGLYGAGRSYLESSAGIDLLEAQKASFEHMRRLLGNSPDAAQVKEAYRTMKGVVLTDEEAERVVRAIRERIYWPEGVRQGVQPDNTMAWAMVQRNASKPDRPNIGYSSGQHTASPVVLTLYGQGLRLVSLGLVDNTHVFRLMGEALGIRYQNPVMSEEEALEILKTRPQAVRHPEDVWA; encoded by the coding sequence GTGAAACGCCGTGAACTGTTGAAAGGCGGCCTCGTTGCCGGCGCCCTTGCCTTCCTGCCCAAGGGGGTAGCCCAAGGCGCCCCTCAGAACACCCCCTCCCTAGGGCGGCGGTACCGGAACCTCATCGTCTTCGTCTACGACGGGTTTTCCTGGGAGGACTACGCCGTGGCCCAGGCCTACGCCAGGCGGCGCCAGGGGCGGGTTCTCGCCTTGGAGAGGCTTCTTGCCCGCTACCCTAGCGGCCAGGTGAACACCTACAGCCTCACGAGCTACGTCACCGAGTCCAGCGCCGCGGCCAACGCCATGTCCTGCGGCGTGAAGACTGTGAACGGGGGCCTCGCCATCCACGCCGATGGTACCCCCCTGAAGCCCTTCTTCGCCGCCGCCAAGGAGGTGGGAAAGGCGGTGGGCCTCCTCACCACCACCACCATCACCCACGCCACGCCCGCGGGGTTTGTGATCTCCAATCCCGACCGCAACGCGGAGGAGCGGATCGCTGAGCAGTACCTGGAGTTCGGGGCTGAGGTTTACCTGGGCGGGGGGGACCGGTTCTTCAACCCGGAAAGGCGCCAGGACAAGAAGGACCTCTACGCCGCCTTTGCCCAGGCGGGCTACGGGGTGGTGCGTACCCCCGAGGAGCTTGCCCGCAGCAACGCCAGCAAGCTCCTTGGGGTCTTTTCCGACAGCCACGTCCCCTACGAGGTGGACCGCCGCTTCCAGGGGGTGAGGGTGCCGAGCCTCAAGGAGATGGTGCAGGCTGCTTTGCCCCGGCTAGCCTCCTACCGCAACGGCTTCGTGCTCCAGGTGGAGGCGGGCCGGATTGACCACGCCAACCACCTCAACGACCCCGCCGCCACCCTTTGGGACGTCCTGGCCGCCGACGAGACCCTAGAACTCCTCACCGCCTTCGTGGACCGCAACCCCGACACCCTTCTCCTCCTGGCGTCCGACCACGCCACCGGGGTCGGGGGACTTTATGGGGCGGGCCGGAGCTACCTGGAGAGCTCCGCCGGGATTGACCTCCTCGAGGCCCAGAAGGCGAGCTTTGAGCACATGCGCCGCCTTTTGGGGAATAGCCCCGACGCCGCCCAGGTGAAGGAGGCCTACCGGACCATGAAGGGCGTGGTCCTCACCGATGAGGAGGCGGAGCGGGTGGTGCGGGCCATCCGGGAGCGGATCTACTGGCCCGAGGGCGTGCGCCAAGGGGTACAGCCGGACAACACCATGGCCTGGGCCATGGTGCAACGGAACGCCAGCAAGCCCGACCGGCCCAACATCGGCTACAGCTCGGGCCAGCACACGGCGAGCCCCGTGGTTCTTACCCTTTACGGCCAGGGCCTCCGCCTGGTGAGCCTGGGCCTTGTGGACAACACCCACGTCTTCCGCCTCATGGGGGAGGCCTTGGGGATCCGCTACCAGAACCCCGTGATGAGCGAAGAAGAAGCCTTGGAAATCCTCAAGACGCGTCCCCAGGCCGTGCGCCACCCGGAGGACGTCTGGGCCTAG
- a CDS encoding carbohydrate ABC transporter permease, whose translation MKGPWVFLLLLPTLAFLVVFTYLPLAVAAKEGIPALPQLLSPENLNALRVTALYTLLTAPLSVALGLLAAVAVEGHGRLRLLARLLIFHPVILPTVGFAAVFLYLLNPLGPLRNVLQAAGFPNPLGEPLSAFLSVVLVGVLKDAGFYMLYYLAGLQSIPKELIEAARVDGAGRIVTFLRVSLPLLSPTTFFVGVMAVLGALRNVDHIFVLTKGGPLGATDHLLYRIYILGFEYFDFSQAAALSLVLFTALTLLALTALPRLERGVYYDA comes from the coding sequence ATGAAGGGTCCATGGGTCTTCCTCCTACTCCTTCCCACCCTAGCCTTTCTGGTGGTCTTCACCTACCTCCCCTTGGCAGTGGCGGCCAAGGAAGGGATCCCCGCCCTTCCCCAGCTACTCTCCCCGGAGAACCTAAACGCTCTCCGGGTTACTGCCCTTTACACGCTCCTCACAGCCCCCCTGTCCGTGGCCTTGGGCCTTCTTGCGGCGGTAGCGGTAGAAGGCCACGGCCGGTTGAGGTTACTCGCCCGCCTACTCATCTTTCACCCCGTCATCCTACCCACAGTGGGCTTTGCCGCCGTCTTCCTCTACCTGCTCAATCCCCTGGGCCCACTCCGCAACGTCCTCCAGGCGGCGGGGTTCCCAAACCCCCTAGGGGAACCCCTTAGCGCCTTCCTGAGCGTGGTCCTCGTGGGTGTCCTGAAGGATGCGGGTTTTTACATGCTCTACTACTTGGCTGGGCTCCAATCCATTCCCAAGGAACTCATCGAAGCTGCGCGGGTAGACGGCGCTGGCCGGATCGTCACTTTCCTGCGGGTCTCCCTGCCCCTCCTTTCCCCCACCACCTTCTTCGTGGGGGTAATGGCCGTGCTGGGGGCTTTGCGGAACGTGGACCACATCTTCGTGCTCACCAAAGGAGGTCCCCTGGGCGCCACGGACCACCTCCTCTACCGGATCTACATCCTGGGCTTTGAGTACTTTGACTTTTCCCAAGCGGCAGCCTTGAGCCTCGTCCTGTTTACCGCTCTCACCCTCCTTGCCCTCACCGCCCTGCCCCGCTTGGAAAGGGGAGTGTACTATGACGCTTAG
- a CDS encoding carbohydrate ABC transporter permease: MTLSSERPKPLLRRIGRVSWRGARQLPALLFALPYAFIVGYSLVAAITPTADLHRGEIGRFTLENFALAWSSADFPRLYLNTLIFTLGLLLVQVFTVTMAGFALAHLKGQGKDALFYLILFQLFLPASALILPNYILVERMGLADTLTALALPYVASATGAFLLRQGFLQVPKELVEAAYVDGATPWQVLWRVLLPLVRPQLAAFALVSLVYHWNEFLWPLVIIQSPEKRVLSLGFASFARSAESGMEWGLIAAGALLVALPMVVVFLLFQRSFMEAFARSGLKG; the protein is encoded by the coding sequence ATGACGCTTAGCTCCGAACGCCCCAAGCCCCTGCTTCGTCGCATAGGACGGGTCTCGTGGAGGGGTGCGCGCCAACTGCCCGCCCTCCTTTTCGCCCTGCCCTACGCCTTCATCGTGGGGTACAGCCTCGTGGCCGCCATTACCCCTACGGCGGATCTCCATCGGGGTGAGATCGGCAGGTTCACCTTGGAAAACTTCGCCCTCGCCTGGAGCTCCGCCGACTTTCCCCGCCTCTACCTCAACACTCTGATCTTCACCCTGGGCCTTCTCCTGGTGCAGGTTTTCACAGTGACCATGGCTGGCTTTGCCCTTGCCCACCTGAAGGGGCAGGGGAAAGACGCCCTCTTCTACCTGATCCTCTTCCAGCTTTTCCTCCCAGCCTCCGCCCTTATCCTGCCCAACTACATCCTCGTAGAGAGGATGGGCCTAGCCGACACCCTGACCGCCCTAGCCCTACCCTACGTCGCCTCGGCCACGGGGGCCTTTCTCTTGCGCCAAGGTTTCCTGCAGGTACCTAAGGAACTCGTGGAAGCCGCCTACGTGGACGGAGCCACGCCATGGCAGGTCCTATGGCGGGTACTCTTGCCCTTAGTCCGTCCTCAGCTCGCCGCTTTCGCCCTGGTCAGCCTAGTCTATCATTGGAACGAGTTTCTTTGGCCCCTGGTGATCATCCAAAGCCCCGAAAAGCGCGTGCTCTCCCTGGGTTTTGCCAGCTTTGCCCGCTCTGCCGAGAGCGGGATGGAGTGGGGCCTCATCGCCGCCGGGGCCCTGCTGGTGGCCCTACCCATGGTTGTGGTCTTCCTGCTCTTCCAGCGGAGCTTCATGGAAGCCTTTGCCCGAAGTGGCCTAAAGGGGTAA
- a CDS encoding ABC transporter substrate-binding protein produces the protein MWVLLGIGLAQSTTITFYYPVGVAGPLARFIEGYVQEFEAKNPDIKVNTVFGGNYEENQAKVVAAIRAGNPPDTAILLSQQLYTLLAMDAIEPFDAYIAKDPELKRAVNDFFPAFMMNSTLDGKVYSLPFQRSTPILYYNKEAFQEAGLDPERPPASWDELVEYAKRLTKRDAQGRIVRYGVAIPTENRSTWLLEALTIQAGGLLYDPAGKGCKVLVDTEPVRKGMQFKADLARRYGVSPEGLVAWGTTPGDFTAGKVAMIYHSTGSLGFVRANARFPFGTAFLPKQVRYGVPTGGANFYLFKGSDPKKREATLRFIKFMTSPELQARWALDSGYVAARRSSWSLPIMQKYLQEWPQPKTAREQLAYARAELPVYNLQQVKDIIAEAEQAVVLGRKDVRETTREAQKRVDEALKPFCR, from the coding sequence TTGTGGGTTCTCTTGGGAATAGGTTTGGCCCAGAGCACCACCATCACCTTTTACTACCCGGTGGGGGTCGCGGGCCCCCTAGCCCGCTTCATTGAGGGCTACGTGCAAGAGTTTGAAGCCAAGAACCCGGACATCAAGGTGAACACGGTTTTTGGTGGGAACTACGAGGAAAACCAGGCCAAGGTGGTGGCCGCCATAAGGGCGGGGAACCCACCGGATACGGCCATCCTGCTTTCCCAGCAGCTCTATACCCTTTTGGCCATGGATGCCATAGAGCCCTTTGATGCCTATATAGCCAAGGACCCCGAGCTCAAGCGAGCGGTAAACGACTTTTTCCCTGCCTTCATGATGAACTCAACCCTGGACGGAAAGGTCTACAGCCTACCCTTCCAACGCTCCACACCCATCCTCTACTACAACAAGGAGGCCTTCCAAGAGGCAGGTTTGGATCCGGAAAGGCCCCCTGCCTCGTGGGACGAGCTGGTAGAGTATGCCAAGCGCCTTACCAAACGGGACGCGCAGGGGCGCATCGTGCGCTACGGAGTGGCCATCCCCACGGAGAACCGCTCCACGTGGCTTCTGGAGGCCCTCACCATCCAAGCGGGGGGTCTGCTCTATGACCCCGCGGGGAAGGGATGCAAGGTCCTGGTGGACACGGAGCCCGTACGAAAAGGAATGCAGTTCAAGGCCGACCTCGCCCGTAGGTACGGGGTGAGCCCCGAAGGGTTGGTGGCCTGGGGCACCACGCCGGGGGACTTCACCGCCGGTAAAGTTGCCATGATCTACCACTCCACGGGCTCCTTGGGCTTTGTCCGGGCCAACGCCCGCTTCCCCTTCGGCACGGCCTTCCTGCCCAAACAGGTGCGGTATGGGGTCCCCACGGGCGGGGCTAACTTCTACCTCTTCAAAGGGTCTGACCCCAAGAAGCGGGAGGCCACCCTCCGCTTCATCAAGTTCATGACAAGCCCCGAGCTCCAAGCGCGGTGGGCCCTGGACTCGGGGTATGTGGCCGCCCGCCGCTCCAGTTGGAGCCTCCCCATCATGCAGAAGTACCTCCAAGAGTGGCCCCAACCCAAGACGGCTCGCGAGCAGCTGGCCTACGCCCGGGCTGAACTCCCCGTCTACAACCTTCAACAGGTCAAGGACATCATTGCGGAGGCGGAGCAAGCGGTGGTCCTGGGCCGCAAGGACGTGCGGGAGACCACGAGGGAGGCCCAGAAGCGGGTGGACGAGGCCTTGAAGCCTTTCTGCCGTTGA
- a CDS encoding ABC transporter substrate-binding protein has product MRRIPLLALFALLGGAWAQSITLYTSEILADVNALVEAFQAQNPGVQVRVFRSGTGEVVAKVRTELEAGNPQADILWFANEDFLKELAGKGLLRRVPPTVPGYPVEYAPGGGLYYEVRLLYNVLAVNLERLPTPPKSWQDLLQPAYRGLMAMPDPNFSGAALATVGTLASRFGLAFWERMREQGLRIEQSNPVLQQKLARGEYSLALTTDFGVRQEAAKGAPLVTVYPRDGAILVPTPLAIPTWSRNPQLAERFLRFLLSPKAQTIFAERGYYPVMPQAPKPKGAPEKVVAVRARFADQETLGRFNALFGLRR; this is encoded by the coding sequence ATGCGGAGGATACCCCTGCTCGCCCTCTTTGCCCTCCTCGGAGGGGCCTGGGCTCAAAGCATTACCCTCTACACCTCGGAAATCCTTGCGGACGTCAACGCCCTGGTGGAAGCCTTTCAGGCCCAAAACCCAGGGGTGCAGGTGCGCGTTTTCCGCTCAGGCACCGGCGAAGTGGTGGCCAAGGTGAGGACCGAACTGGAGGCGGGCAACCCCCAAGCGGACATCCTCTGGTTTGCCAACGAGGACTTCCTCAAGGAGTTGGCGGGGAAGGGGTTACTCCGCCGAGTACCTCCCACAGTCCCCGGGTACCCGGTGGAGTACGCCCCCGGGGGCGGGCTCTACTACGAGGTGCGCCTGCTCTACAACGTGCTTGCGGTGAACCTTGAGCGCCTGCCCACCCCTCCCAAGAGCTGGCAGGACCTCCTCCAACCCGCCTACCGGGGCCTAATGGCCATGCCTGACCCCAACTTCTCGGGCGCCGCCTTGGCCACGGTGGGGACCCTTGCCTCCCGTTTTGGGCTGGCCTTTTGGGAAAGGATGCGGGAACAAGGCCTGCGCATAGAGCAGTCCAACCCCGTCCTCCAGCAAAAGCTCGCCCGGGGAGAATATTCGCTTGCCCTCACCACGGACTTTGGGGTACGGCAGGAAGCGGCCAAGGGAGCCCCCCTGGTCACCGTCTACCCGCGGGACGGGGCTATCCTGGTGCCCACGCCCCTGGCCATCCCCACGTGGAGCCGCAACCCACAGCTCGCCGAACGCTTCCTACGCTTCCTCCTTTCACCCAAGGCCCAGACCATCTTCGCCGAGAGGGGCTACTATCCGGTCATGCCCCAAGCCCCTAAGCCGAAGGGTGCCCCGGAGAAGGTTGTGGCCGTTCGGGCCCGGTTCGCGGACCAGGAAACCCTGGGGAGGTTCAACGCCCTCTTCGGCCTAAGGAGATGA
- a CDS encoding extracellular solute-binding protein, translating into MIRGFRLPLAFLAFLTLPLAWCQDAGTLTLYVSGAQLPDVQAIVRGFNQIYPQVEVRVFRSGAGEVAAKIRAELEAGNPQPDLIWSVGKGLFHELRQRGLLRRVAPTFPSLPPQYVYEGGYYYEVRLLHIIIAVNPKKVPTPPTTWADLTRPAYRDLVVMADPHWPAPVALGHLTERYGFPFWQGLKANGLAIEAPNPVLQQKLARGEYGLAITNDYGVQKLLAARAPLTLVYPKDGAVYAPTPVGIPT; encoded by the coding sequence ATGATCCGTGGTTTCCGCTTGCCTTTGGCCTTCCTGGCATTCCTTACCTTACCCCTAGCCTGGTGCCAGGATGCGGGAACGCTAACCCTCTACGTCTCCGGTGCCCAACTGCCCGATGTCCAGGCCATCGTCCGAGGTTTTAACCAAATCTATCCCCAGGTGGAGGTGCGGGTGTTTCGCTCGGGAGCAGGGGAAGTGGCGGCCAAAATCCGTGCTGAACTGGAAGCGGGCAATCCCCAACCGGACCTCATCTGGAGTGTTGGCAAAGGGCTTTTCCACGAACTCCGGCAAAGGGGCCTCCTGCGGCGCGTGGCCCCAACCTTCCCCTCCTTGCCCCCCCAGTACGTCTACGAGGGAGGTTACTACTACGAGGTACGCCTCCTCCACATCATCATCGCCGTGAATCCCAAAAAGGTCCCCACACCCCCCACCACCTGGGCGGACCTTACCCGGCCGGCCTATAGGGACCTAGTGGTCATGGCGGATCCCCACTGGCCCGCCCCCGTGGCGTTAGGGCATCTCACGGAGCGCTACGGATTTCCCTTCTGGCAAGGGCTCAAGGCGAACGGCTTGGCCATAGAAGCCCCAAATCCCGTGCTTCAACAAAAGCTAGCCCGGGGTGAATACGGACTCGCCATCACAAACGATTACGGGGTCCAAAAGCTCCTGGCGGCGAGGGCTCCCCTAACCCTCGTATATCCCAAGGATGGAGCGGTTTACGCCCCTACCCCCGTGGGCATCCCCACGTGA
- a CDS encoding ABC transporter permease yields the protein MTFLRRLYPLIPFALALLGTSPLLALLPRGLPHLLPPKDLDVVVLSLGLAASGTLLALGLGLALAYLALMGGVSRLWEGVFLLSYLVPPFVTGMGLLFTLQELGLKAYGVPGILLAWTLHYAPLAYLLLKPQVQAALPLLQAARVHGLKGWKRLYAFLPPLLPSLLVTGGALYLALLGNFGVPAVLGLPERVYTLPTLAYARLTSPLAQDPIGEAAALGLWLGLLALPAILLARPALLEAHPALPEGRRGGFRLLFATYSLFALGLSLFGLLREALLNPYTGAWDPAFARAWELPLVRQGLLHSLLLALLTTGVLLALALVVRPFPHTMRSLRQSLDLAYLLPGTLLGIGLILLLAPTRLYATPALLLLAYLWNFASLALRAVEGGVKVEEMVLAGRVHGLSLPKAWARVGYPLLLPSAFAGAFLIFPLAVSEITLSSLLYAPGAETVGVAVLSALNGGLYREAASLGLLLLALAALGLLGRPRW from the coding sequence ATGACCTTCCTCCGGCGTCTCTATCCCCTCATCCCCTTCGCCCTCGCCCTCCTCGGTACCTCGCCCTTACTCGCCCTCCTCCCCCGAGGCCTCCCCCATCTCCTTCCCCCCAAAGACCTAGACGTGGTAGTCCTTAGCCTGGGACTCGCCGCGTCTGGAACCCTCCTAGCCCTTGGTTTGGGTCTCGCGCTGGCCTACCTGGCCTTGATGGGTGGCGTAAGCCGCCTCTGGGAAGGGGTGTTTCTCCTCTCCTATCTGGTCCCCCCGTTCGTCACCGGGATGGGCCTCCTCTTCACCCTTCAGGAGTTGGGACTAAAGGCGTATGGGGTGCCAGGCATCCTGCTCGCCTGGACGCTGCACTACGCGCCCTTGGCCTACCTCCTCCTCAAGCCCCAGGTCCAGGCCGCCCTACCCCTGCTGCAAGCGGCCAGGGTCCACGGGCTGAAGGGCTGGAAGCGCCTTTACGCCTTCCTACCTCCCCTCCTGCCCTCCCTCCTCGTGACGGGGGGCGCGCTCTACCTGGCCCTTCTGGGTAACTTCGGCGTGCCGGCAGTCCTAGGCTTGCCCGAGCGGGTCTACACCCTCCCCACCCTGGCCTATGCCCGGCTGACAAGCCCCTTGGCCCAGGACCCCATTGGGGAAGCCGCCGCCCTTGGGCTCTGGCTCGGGCTTCTGGCCCTCCCCGCCATCCTCCTTGCCCGCCCAGCCCTCCTAGAGGCCCACCCGGCCCTCCCCGAGGGGAGACGGGGGGGCTTCCGCCTCCTCTTCGCCACCTACAGCCTCTTTGCCCTCGGCCTTAGCCTCTTTGGCCTGCTGCGGGAAGCCCTCCTCAACCCCTACACCGGGGCTTGGGACCCCGCCTTTGCCCGCGCCTGGGAACTCCCCCTCGTCCGCCAGGGACTCCTCCACTCCCTGCTCCTCGCCCTGTTGACCACGGGAGTCCTCCTCGCCCTTGCCCTTGTTGTCCGTCCCTTTCCCCACACCATGAGAAGCCTGCGGCAAAGCCTAGACCTCGCCTACCTGCTTCCCGGCACCCTCCTCGGGATCGGGCTCATCCTCCTCCTGGCCCCCACACGCCTCTACGCCACCCCGGCCCTGCTCCTCCTCGCTTACCTTTGGAACTTCGCCAGCCTGGCCCTCCGGGCTGTGGAGGGCGGGGTAAAGGTGGAGGAGATGGTCCTCGCCGGGCGGGTGCACGGGCTCTCCCTACCAAAGGCTTGGGCTCGGGTGGGCTACCCCCTCCTGCTCCCCTCCGCCTTCGCCGGGGCCTTCCTCATCTTTCCCCTGGCCGTCTCCGAAATCACGCTCTCCTCCCTCCTCTATGCCCCGGGGGCGGAAACGGTGGGGGTGGCGGTACTCTCCGCCCTTAACGGCGGGCTCTACCGGGAAGCGGCGAGCCTAGGCCTCCTCCTCCTTGCCCTCGCCGCTTTAGGTCTTCTGGGGAGGCCGAGATGGTGA
- a CDS encoding MIP/aquaporin family protein: MVDQNQRQRAFLGELLGTFLLVLLTVGSAANAVLGPRLTPGAYGYDTLALGSGLAVLVGVLVSRALSGAHLNPAVTLGLALGGFFPWRLVPLYLFGQFMGGFLGALGAYLAYREGLLAQGLPNVFSTGPGFLRTAPEALYGFWGPMVAEVLGTFALMAVILFAGRDGRFLPLWLALTVAAVGYGLGGPGGFALNPARDLSPRLLAWLLGVEGAASPYAWVPALGPVLGAALAVALHRFHRA, translated from the coding sequence ATGGTAGACCAAAACCAGCGGCAAAGGGCCTTCTTGGGCGAGTTGCTGGGCACCTTCCTCCTGGTGCTCCTCACCGTGGGCAGCGCCGCCAACGCCGTGCTGGGGCCCCGGCTGACCCCTGGGGCCTACGGGTACGATACCCTCGCCCTGGGCTCGGGGCTTGCCGTGTTGGTGGGCGTCTTGGTGAGCCGGGCGCTCTCCGGGGCCCACCTGAACCCGGCCGTGACCCTGGGCCTGGCCCTGGGGGGCTTCTTCCCTTGGCGCCTCGTGCCCCTTTACCTATTTGGGCAGTTTATGGGCGGGTTTTTGGGCGCCCTGGGGGCCTACCTGGCTTACCGGGAGGGCCTTTTAGCCCAAGGCCTGCCCAACGTCTTCAGCACGGGGCCAGGCTTCCTGCGCACCGCCCCCGAGGCCCTCTACGGCTTTTGGGGGCCCATGGTAGCGGAGGTGCTCGGCACCTTCGCCCTCATGGCGGTCATCCTCTTCGCCGGGCGGGACGGGAGGTTCCTTCCCCTCTGGCTCGCCCTCACCGTGGCGGCGGTGGGCTATGGGCTCGGGGGTCCCGGGGGCTTCGCCCTAAACCCCGCCCGGGACCTCTCCCCCAGGCTCCTCGCCTGGCTCCTCGGCGTGGAGGGGGCGGCAAGCCCCTACGCCTGGGTACCGGCCCTTGGGCCGGTCCTTGGGGCCGCCCTCGCCGTGGCGCTCCACCGCTTCCACCGGGCGTAA
- a CDS encoding complex I NDUFA9 subunit family protein, with the protein MRVFVVGGTGFVGRYLVRRLLEGGHTPIVLARSGHHLPQGAAFVEGDITREVPDLKGVEAAIYLAGIIRERGQSFQAVHVEGVKNLLTALREAGVERLLHMSALGARRGTGSRYYETKAEAEELVRRSGLKWTIFRPSLIFGPGDEFFGKILRGLVCAPLPFVPLIGDGRFPFRPVYVGDVAEAFARALEGNVLGTFDLVGPKEYTFRELLELVMATVGRKKPFLPIPLPLMDLLVPLLSPLPFAPITRDQYLMLKEGNTAPLPQALKDLLPTLTPLEEVLPSYLACSPNPTRA; encoded by the coding sequence GTGCGGGTTTTTGTCGTCGGCGGTACGGGTTTCGTGGGGCGGTACCTGGTGCGCCGCCTCCTGGAGGGTGGCCACACCCCCATCGTCCTGGCCCGGAGCGGCCACCACCTCCCCCAGGGGGCAGCCTTCGTGGAGGGGGACATCACCCGGGAGGTGCCGGACCTGAAGGGGGTGGAGGCCGCCATCTACCTGGCGGGCATCATCCGGGAGCGGGGCCAAAGCTTCCAGGCGGTGCACGTGGAGGGGGTGAAAAACCTCCTTACCGCCCTGCGCGAGGCCGGTGTGGAGCGGCTCCTCCACATGTCCGCCCTGGGGGCCCGGCGGGGCACGGGGAGCCGCTACTACGAGACCAAGGCGGAGGCGGAGGAGCTCGTGCGGCGAAGCGGCCTCAAGTGGACCATCTTCCGCCCAAGCCTCATCTTCGGCCCGGGGGACGAGTTCTTCGGGAAGATCCTCCGGGGCCTCGTGTGCGCCCCCTTGCCCTTCGTGCCCCTCATCGGGGACGGGCGGTTTCCCTTCCGCCCCGTGTACGTGGGGGACGTGGCGGAGGCTTTCGCCCGGGCCCTCGAGGGGAACGTCCTGGGCACCTTTGACCTGGTGGGGCCCAAGGAGTACACCTTCCGGGAGCTTTTGGAGCTCGTCATGGCCACGGTAGGCCGTAAAAAGCCCTTTCTGCCCATCCCCTTGCCCCTCATGGACCTCCTGGTGCCCCTCCTTTCCCCCTTGCCCTTCGCCCCCATCACCCGCGACCAGTACCTCATGCTCAAAGAGGGCAACACCGCACCCCTGCCCCAGGCGCTAAAGGACCTCCTGCCCACCCTGACGCCCCTGGAGGAGGTCCTGCCCAGCTACTTGGCCTGTTCCCCAAACCCCACCAGGGCCTAG